Proteins from one Bacteroides mediterraneensis genomic window:
- a CDS encoding BF3164 family lipoprotein yields the protein MEDFDALFTHKKSVLVKDCLSEELIMGRPFYMIYADSSVIFYDDLGDSLFTMVDLSDNKRIYRFGERGQGSRDFLQVASLQKDKADSCVCVYDYYKHSLIRINLENVKKGLPYYTKITSDTINSIDMLLSKYNNTFVGLGFYEKSMFALIEGGSDEKYFYEYPYRDDKEKKIDNRLRGMAYQGMLRSKPSLDKFVYAINFAPIFMLCSVQPEAIVRTYQWVGGYPIYRTEENEKYRTAPMSAENKMGFISAYATDRYVYLLYSDRTLKDYKEKAFMGNVIYQIDWDGNPVSKYETDLPLLQICVSNSDDMVYAIANREENLLVEFALSGGNE from the coding sequence ATGGAAGATTTTGATGCCCTGTTCACTCATAAGAAAAGTGTGCTTGTTAAGGACTGTTTGTCGGAAGAGCTTATTATGGGCAGGCCTTTCTATATGATATATGCTGATTCTTCTGTCATTTTTTATGATGATCTGGGAGACAGTCTGTTTACGATGGTCGATCTGTCAGACAATAAACGTATCTACCGGTTTGGGGAAAGAGGACAGGGAAGTCGGGATTTCCTGCAGGTAGCTTCCTTGCAAAAGGATAAGGCCGATTCGTGTGTCTGCGTATATGACTATTATAAACATAGTCTGATACGGATAAATCTGGAAAATGTGAAGAAGGGGTTGCCGTATTATACTAAAATAACCAGTGATACGATTAACAGCATTGACATGTTATTATCGAAGTATAATAACACATTTGTGGGGCTGGGATTTTATGAGAAAAGCATGTTTGCGTTGATCGAAGGGGGAAGCGATGAAAAGTATTTTTATGAGTATCCTTACAGAGATGATAAAGAAAAGAAGATAGACAACCGTTTAAGAGGAATGGCCTATCAAGGAATGTTACGCTCAAAGCCTTCTTTGGATAAGTTTGTCTATGCCATAAATTTTGCTCCTATTTTTATGCTGTGTTCTGTACAGCCGGAAGCGATAGTCAGAACATACCAGTGGGTCGGAGGATATCCTATATACAGGACTGAAGAGAATGAAAAATATCGTACCGCTCCTATGAGTGCGGAAAACAAGATGGGATTTATCAGTGCTTATGCTACGGACAGATATGTTTATCTGTTGTATTCGGATAGGACGTTGAAAGACTATAAGGAAAAAGCCTTTATGGGAAATGTGATATATCAGATAGATTGGGATGGTAACCCTGTGAGCAAATATGAAACGGATTTGCCATTGTTGCAAATATGTGTATCCAATTCTGATGATATGGTTTATGCGATAGCCAACAGAGAGGAGAATCTGTTGGTGGAGTTTGCTTTATCTGGTGGAAACGAATAA